In one window of Microbacterium natoriense DNA:
- a CDS encoding FHA domain-containing protein, with product MTDNDSRPAGDAAIHRSGEQKHDVTQTFGHDSDLSFVPFGVELTDVEQSAIAALPAGSALLLVRSGALAGARYLLDTDVTTVGRHPEADIFFDDVTVSRRHAEITRNGSSFEIIDQRSLNGTYVNGERVDRAAIADGAELRVGKFRLNFFASPLDRAAAND from the coding sequence GTGACAGACAACGACAGCCGACCAGCCGGCGACGCCGCGATCCACCGTTCCGGCGAGCAGAAGCACGACGTGACCCAGACGTTCGGGCACGACTCGGACCTCTCCTTCGTGCCCTTCGGCGTCGAACTCACCGACGTGGAGCAGAGCGCCATCGCGGCTTTGCCTGCGGGCAGTGCGCTTCTGCTGGTCCGCTCCGGCGCACTCGCCGGCGCCCGCTATCTCCTCGACACCGACGTCACGACGGTCGGTCGTCACCCCGAGGCCGACATCTTCTTCGACGACGTCACGGTGTCACGCCGTCACGCCGAGATCACCCGTAACGGCAGCTCGTTCGAGATCATCGATCAGCGCTCCCTCAACGGCACCTATGTGAACGGCGAACGGGTCGACCGTGCCGCCATCGCCGACGGCGCAGAGCTGCGCGTCGGCAAGTTCCGCCTGAACTTCTTCGCATCACCCCTCGACCGCGCGGCGGCGAACGACTGA
- a CDS encoding type III polyketide synthase, which produces MHPPVRLRSLHTIVPDTVLVQDEVRDVFASQPDIGRLAQRIVGASFNGSGIDSRHTVIDELSLTAETDDPVFFDRATGALLSPGTKTRNDVYVREASRLFVEAARGAIDADPDIQASDITHVITVSCTGFHAPGPEYEIVRALGLADSVQRYHLGFMGCYASMPALRAARQFCIADPEAVVLVASVELCTLHLRSSEDPDTIVASSLFADGAAAGLVTARDFPTSVTALRLDRFHTAIAPEGEKDMAWTIGDSGFEMILSTSVPQIIGETIIGALRPLYAGESELAAAFEEGRVGDRVEHWAIHPGGRSILDRVQERLHLTDAQLHPAREVLRVNGNMSSATILFVLKHILEQQDAQPGERVAAMAFGPGLTAESALLTVEAPEAP; this is translated from the coding sequence ATGCACCCACCTGTCAGGCTCCGCTCGCTGCACACGATCGTTCCCGACACCGTCCTCGTTCAGGACGAGGTGCGAGACGTCTTCGCCTCGCAGCCCGACATCGGGCGGCTGGCGCAGCGCATCGTCGGCGCGTCGTTCAACGGCTCCGGCATCGACTCGCGGCACACGGTGATCGACGAGCTGTCGCTCACGGCCGAGACCGACGATCCCGTCTTCTTCGACAGGGCGACCGGCGCTCTGCTCTCCCCGGGCACGAAGACGCGCAACGACGTCTACGTCCGCGAGGCGAGCCGTCTGTTCGTCGAAGCGGCGCGCGGGGCGATCGACGCCGATCCCGACATCCAGGCATCCGACATCACGCACGTCATCACGGTCTCCTGCACCGGATTCCACGCACCGGGCCCCGAGTACGAGATCGTCAGGGCGCTGGGGCTCGCCGACTCGGTGCAGCGCTACCACCTCGGATTCATGGGCTGCTACGCGTCCATGCCCGCGCTGCGCGCTGCGCGCCAGTTCTGCATCGCCGACCCCGAAGCCGTCGTGCTCGTGGCCAGTGTCGAGCTGTGCACCCTGCACCTGCGCTCCTCGGAGGACCCCGACACGATCGTCGCCTCTTCCCTGTTCGCCGATGGCGCGGCAGCGGGCCTCGTCACCGCACGGGACTTCCCGACGTCGGTCACGGCGCTCCGACTGGACCGGTTCCACACGGCCATCGCCCCCGAGGGTGAGAAGGACATGGCATGGACGATCGGCGACAGCGGCTTCGAGATGATCCTCTCCACGTCCGTTCCCCAGATCATCGGAGAGACGATCATCGGCGCGCTGCGGCCGCTCTACGCGGGGGAGAGCGAGCTCGCAGCGGCCTTCGAGGAGGGACGCGTCGGCGATCGCGTCGAGCACTGGGCGATCCACCCCGGCGGACGCAGCATCCTCGATCGCGTGCAGGAGCGCCTGCACCTCACGGATGCGCAGCTGCACCCCGCACGAGAGGTGCTGCGCGTGAACGGCAACATGTCGAGCGCGACGATCCTCTTCGTGCTGAAGCACATCCTCGAGCAGCAGGATGCGCAGCCGGGAGAGCGCGTCGCCGCCATGGCGTTCGGACCAGGGCTGACGGCGGAGAGCGCGCTGCTGACGGTCGAGGCGCCAGAGGCGCCATGA
- the ftsR gene encoding transcriptional regulator FtsR — MASSPARERNASAGLLSIGQVLARLTPEFPDLSSSKLRFLEVQGIVTPSRTESGYRKFSQADIERLRLGLTLQRDHYLPLSVIREQLDEAEASGESAAIVPPPSITPAPRRYRREELLAAAGAGPQLLNDAISTGVMAAQETYTEASVTLLRSLVGLDRHGIEPRHLRSLRQGAEREVALIESALSALLRRTDAASRAKASEMAPELAGKIDEVRSLFVKDALARLLS, encoded by the coding sequence ATGGCGTCCTCTCCCGCCCGCGAACGCAATGCGTCCGCGGGCCTGCTGAGTATCGGCCAGGTCCTGGCCCGGTTGACGCCGGAGTTCCCCGATCTGTCCTCCAGCAAGCTGCGCTTCCTCGAGGTGCAGGGGATCGTCACCCCTTCGCGTACCGAATCGGGGTACCGCAAGTTCTCGCAGGCCGACATCGAGCGCCTGCGGCTGGGTCTCACCCTGCAGCGCGATCACTATCTGCCGCTCAGCGTCATCCGCGAGCAGCTTGACGAGGCCGAGGCGTCGGGCGAGTCCGCGGCGATCGTTCCACCCCCCTCGATCACGCCGGCTCCTCGCCGCTACCGCCGCGAAGAGCTCCTCGCGGCGGCCGGTGCCGGACCGCAGCTGTTGAACGATGCGATCAGCACCGGGGTGATGGCCGCGCAGGAGACCTACACCGAGGCATCCGTCACTCTGCTGCGCAGCCTCGTCGGCCTCGACCGCCACGGCATCGAGCCACGGCACCTGCGTTCGCTCCGTCAAGGCGCCGAACGCGAGGTCGCCCTCATCGAATCCGCTCTGTCGGCGCTGCTTCGCAGGACGGATGCCGCGTCGCGTGCGAAGGCGAGTGAGATGGCGCCGGAACTGGCGGGAAAGATCGACGAGGTGCGCTCGCTCTTCGTCAAGGACGCGCTGGCCCGGCTGCTTTCGTAA
- a CDS encoding FAD-dependent oxidoreductase yields the protein MPDHDVIVVGAGPVGLLAACLLIRKGLDVVVCEKHSGQDPRTRAIGIHPPGLRALDEAGIGEKVRAEALALRGGDVLSRGRMLASVDFADDRRIMILPQRRTGTLLRERLVHLDSDALRLGCSAISARDEGDFARLTVETGGSHAELTASLIVAADGVRSPLREGLDVPWRAGAGAATYAMLDVPDASAVDRARLHCEPGGLVECFPLTDGTRRWVAREADGPLGDVDAFRAAIRGRTGVDLQVPPGARPVVFRAAQHRADRAVLGRIVLLGDAAHEVSPIGGQGMNLGWVAAQRLAHAIGDLGGTGAPDLRDVERRNARTARKVQRRAHFYMSMGAPVEGARLGAREWLIRTLGSPPLRGRMAAMITMARL from the coding sequence ATGCCTGATCACGACGTCATCGTCGTCGGCGCCGGTCCTGTCGGCCTGCTGGCGGCGTGCCTGCTGATCCGGAAGGGCCTCGACGTCGTCGTGTGCGAGAAGCACAGCGGGCAGGATCCGCGCACCAGGGCGATCGGGATCCATCCGCCCGGTCTTCGAGCGCTCGACGAGGCGGGCATCGGGGAAAAGGTGCGCGCCGAGGCGCTGGCGCTCAGAGGCGGCGATGTGCTCAGCCGTGGCCGGATGCTCGCCTCGGTCGATTTCGCGGATGATCGGCGGATCATGATCCTGCCCCAGCGGCGGACGGGGACCCTGCTGCGGGAGCGGCTCGTGCATCTCGACTCCGACGCGCTGCGCCTCGGATGCTCTGCGATCTCGGCCCGAGACGAAGGCGATTTCGCTCGGCTCACCGTCGAGACCGGCGGGTCTCACGCCGAGCTCACCGCCTCGCTCATCGTCGCGGCCGACGGCGTGCGCAGTCCTCTGCGCGAGGGACTCGACGTGCCCTGGCGTGCCGGCGCCGGGGCGGCGACCTACGCGATGCTCGACGTCCCAGACGCCTCTGCCGTCGACCGCGCCCGGCTGCACTGCGAACCGGGAGGACTGGTCGAGTGCTTCCCGCTCACCGATGGGACGAGGCGGTGGGTGGCCCGTGAGGCGGATGGACCGCTCGGCGACGTCGACGCCTTCCGGGCGGCGATCCGGGGTCGCACCGGCGTCGACCTGCAGGTGCCGCCGGGAGCGCGGCCGGTCGTGTTCCGGGCGGCGCAGCATCGTGCTGACCGCGCCGTTCTCGGCCGGATCGTGCTTCTCGGCGACGCGGCGCACGAGGTCAGCCCGATCGGCGGACAGGGCATGAACCTCGGCTGGGTCGCCGCGCAGCGTCTCGCTCACGCGATCGGCGATCTCGGGGGCACGGGCGCTCCCGATCTCCGCGATGTCGAGCGTCGCAACGCCCGCACGGCGAGAAAGGTGCAACGCCGGGCGCACTTCTACATGTCGATGGGCGCGCCTGTAGAGGGAGCCCGACTCGGCGCGCGCGAGTGGTTGATCAGGACGCTCGGCTCGCCGCCGTTGCGGGGGCGCATGGCGGCGATGATCACGATGGCACGGCTGTAG
- a CDS encoding response regulator, with translation MALARLHGGPLDGQIIPLGDADDKLIVPYSETQVVYNRRGEPSNTGESDGPTEIDYWYDESLEEINPSDD, from the coding sequence ATGGCACTCGCACGGCTTCACGGCGGCCCGCTGGACGGGCAGATCATCCCCCTCGGCGACGCGGACGACAAGCTGATCGTCCCCTACAGCGAGACGCAGGTGGTGTACAACCGCCGCGGCGAGCCCTCGAACACGGGTGAGAGCGACGGCCCCACCGAGATCGACTACTGGTACGACGAGTCCCTCGAGGAAATCAACCCCTCGGATGACTGA
- a CDS encoding prepilin peptidase: protein MDPRTALVVVAHVGLVGVGAWLLVIDIRTHRLPNRIVLPAIAAVSLLAVLDAVMTGDDAALVRALWGLLILGGFYAVLRLASRSGMGGGDVKLAALIGAVLGWHSWTALAVGAASAFVLAALYALVLILLRRATGSTRIAFGPWMIIGAVLGVAIA from the coding sequence ATGGATCCGCGCACCGCCCTCGTCGTCGTCGCGCACGTCGGCCTGGTCGGCGTCGGCGCGTGGCTACTGGTGATCGACATCCGCACGCATCGACTGCCCAACCGCATCGTGCTGCCCGCCATCGCCGCGGTCTCGCTGCTGGCCGTGCTCGACGCCGTGATGACGGGAGACGACGCAGCCCTCGTCAGGGCGCTGTGGGGACTGCTGATCCTCGGCGGCTTCTACGCCGTTCTGCGTCTGGCCAGCAGATCGGGCATGGGCGGCGGCGACGTCAAGCTCGCCGCTCTCATCGGCGCCGTGCTCGGCTGGCACAGCTGGACGGCGCTCGCCGTCGGCGCGGCATCCGCTTTCGTGCTCGCCGCCCTCTACGCGCTGGTGCTCATCCTGCTGCGCAGGGCCACGGGTTCCACCCGCATCGCCTTCGGGCCCTGGATGATCATCGGCGCGGTTCTCGGCGTCGCGATCGCCTGA
- a CDS encoding DNA polymerase Y family protein translates to MTSPLRVFALWLPDWPLRAALGPPPHPPTALVHANAVVACTASAREHGVRIGQRRREAQGRLAALRVLPHDPTRDDRAFLPVLRLVERHAPGATLLRPGLAVIRARGLARFHGGEAEAGSALLDILTAAGYSEARIGVADGPFTAELAAHGSEPCTVVPAGRSAEFLAPLPVQALRDEHLAGLLTRLGVHTLGGFAALDAIEVRDRFGERGARLHALAAGADSRVPAPRPPDPELVRAVEFEPALAGTDQVAFAVRQTADAVLLALDDAASVCTEVRIDLTDDNGQVFSRSWLHPTCFDAADLVDRVRWQLEALAAESAQTPVDEARSFGGIVAVRIVPIAVDDAAHHQPGLFGSATDERLHHAVSRVQTMLGHEGVVTAAIAGGRWLADRQVLTPWGERTVAPRDPVRPWPGSLPDPVPAEVFLPPRPIGVESATGESIGIDGRGSLSASPARIDGAGVQAWAGPWPIAERRWAADGGKKGHRLQIVDDRERAWLVFCTGGRWWAEGRYR, encoded by the coding sequence ATGACGTCTCCGCTCCGCGTCTTCGCCCTGTGGTTGCCCGACTGGCCGCTGCGCGCCGCCCTCGGCCCGCCGCCGCATCCGCCCACCGCACTGGTGCACGCGAACGCCGTCGTGGCGTGCACGGCATCCGCCCGCGAGCACGGAGTGCGCATAGGCCAGCGTCGCAGAGAGGCCCAGGGGCGGCTCGCCGCCTTGCGGGTGCTCCCCCACGATCCGACGAGGGACGATCGCGCGTTCCTCCCCGTGCTGCGGCTCGTCGAGCGGCACGCACCGGGGGCGACGCTGCTGCGCCCCGGGCTCGCCGTGATCCGCGCCAGAGGGTTGGCACGCTTCCACGGAGGGGAGGCCGAGGCGGGCAGCGCGTTGCTCGACATCCTCACCGCGGCCGGGTACTCCGAAGCCCGGATAGGCGTCGCCGACGGCCCGTTCACGGCTGAGCTCGCTGCGCACGGGTCCGAGCCGTGCACGGTCGTCCCGGCAGGGCGCTCGGCGGAGTTCCTCGCCCCTCTCCCTGTGCAGGCGCTCCGCGATGAGCATCTCGCGGGCCTCCTGACCCGCCTGGGCGTGCACACCCTCGGCGGATTCGCCGCACTCGACGCCATCGAGGTCCGCGATCGCTTCGGCGAGCGCGGAGCGCGCCTTCACGCCCTGGCGGCCGGCGCGGATTCCCGGGTGCCCGCTCCGCGGCCTCCCGATCCCGAGCTCGTGCGGGCCGTGGAGTTCGAACCCGCCCTGGCCGGCACCGATCAGGTCGCCTTCGCCGTGCGGCAGACTGCGGATGCCGTGCTCCTCGCCCTCGACGACGCTGCCTCCGTGTGCACCGAGGTGCGCATCGACCTGACCGACGACAACGGACAGGTGTTCTCCCGGTCGTGGCTGCATCCGACCTGCTTCGACGCCGCGGATCTCGTCGATCGCGTGCGCTGGCAGCTCGAGGCGCTGGCTGCGGAGTCTGCGCAGACGCCCGTCGACGAGGCCAGATCGTTCGGCGGCATCGTGGCCGTGCGCATCGTGCCGATCGCGGTCGACGACGCGGCCCATCATCAGCCCGGCCTGTTCGGCTCGGCCACCGACGAGCGTCTGCACCACGCGGTCTCCCGCGTGCAGACCATGCTCGGGCACGAGGGGGTGGTCACCGCCGCGATCGCGGGCGGACGCTGGCTCGCCGATCGGCAGGTGCTCACGCCCTGGGGCGAGCGCACCGTCGCCCCCCGCGATCCGGTGCGCCCGTGGCCGGGGAGCCTGCCCGATCCGGTGCCTGCCGAGGTGTTCCTCCCGCCACGGCCCATCGGCGTGGAGTCGGCGACGGGCGAGAGCATCGGCATCGACGGCCGGGGTTCGCTCTCCGCCTCGCCCGCGCGCATAGACGGGGCCGGTGTGCAGGCGTGGGCGGGCCCGTGGCCGATCGCCGAACGGCGGTGGGCGGCTGACGGCGGCAAGAAGGGGCACCGGCTGCAGATCGTCGACGACCGCGAGCGCGCCTGGCTGGTGTTCTGCACCGGCGGTCGCTGGTGGGCTGAGGGGAGGTACCGCTGA
- a CDS encoding CYTH domain-containing protein has translation MTETPDGSGHSRTVEVERKYDVDVATPLPQWQGLPGVDAVSDAEVRELDARYLDTADAALSRAGVALRRRTGGPDAGWHIKGPREGDGRLEIGWSLGEDESVPDAVMETLSRWTRDELIPLARIENSRTAYLLTGPEGVVAEFVDDHVRATDLRQGVRREWREWELELGPAAPADEAGREELFAAAERAIFAAGGREAASGSKLARALGF, from the coding sequence ATGACTGAGACCCCCGACGGCTCAGGGCACTCCCGCACCGTCGAGGTCGAGCGCAAGTACGACGTCGACGTCGCCACCCCGCTGCCGCAGTGGCAGGGACTCCCCGGAGTCGACGCGGTGAGCGACGCAGAGGTGCGTGAGCTCGACGCCCGCTACCTCGACACGGCGGATGCCGCGCTCTCGCGCGCCGGCGTTGCTCTGCGCCGCCGCACCGGAGGGCCGGACGCCGGCTGGCACATCAAGGGACCGCGAGAAGGCGACGGCCGGCTCGAGATCGGCTGGTCGCTCGGTGAGGACGAGAGCGTTCCGGATGCGGTCATGGAGACCCTGTCGCGATGGACGAGAGATGAGCTGATCCCGCTCGCGCGCATCGAGAACAGTCGCACAGCCTATCTGCTCACCGGCCCTGAGGGCGTCGTGGCGGAGTTCGTCGACGATCACGTCCGCGCCACGGACCTCCGTCAGGGCGTCCGGCGCGAATGGCGGGAGTGGGAACTGGAGCTCGGTCCCGCCGCACCCGCCGACGAGGCGGGACGCGAAGAGCTGTTCGCCGCAGCCGAGAGAGCGATCTTCGCCGCGGGCGGGCGCGAGGCGGCATCCGGCTCGAAGCTCGCCCGCGCTCTCGGGTTCTGA
- a CDS encoding copper resistance CopC family protein, whose amino-acid sequence MKTAARSIPFAPVALAATLLVAFLVLFAPLSASAHDTLVASSPTADSTVETLPAEITLTFSEKLITGDGATELVVTDASGASVVNGPATVDGAIVTQPLVAGGAAGEYHVVWKIVSSDGHPTSGEFSFTVTTSTLTAPTTEPSPTPSATAAQTADAVDTQAADPADSSGDAVGFWVLGIVGVLVLAAVVILVLSRRGNRSTTGSDDLSAR is encoded by the coding sequence GTGAAAACCGCCGCCCGGAGCATCCCGTTCGCCCCCGTCGCGCTCGCCGCGACCCTGCTCGTCGCGTTCCTCGTGCTGTTCGCACCTCTCTCGGCGTCGGCACATGACACATTGGTGGCCTCATCGCCTACGGCCGACAGCACGGTCGAGACCCTGCCTGCCGAGATCACGCTCACATTCAGCGAGAAGCTGATCACCGGCGACGGCGCGACCGAACTCGTCGTCACCGACGCCTCAGGCGCGTCGGTCGTGAACGGGCCCGCAACGGTGGACGGGGCGATCGTCACTCAGCCACTCGTGGCGGGCGGTGCGGCAGGCGAGTACCACGTGGTGTGGAAGATCGTCTCCAGCGACGGCCACCCGACCTCCGGCGAGTTCTCCTTCACCGTGACCACGAGCACGCTCACCGCGCCCACGACCGAGCCGTCTCCGACCCCGTCCGCGACCGCCGCGCAGACCGCCGACGCCGTCGACACGCAGGCCGCGGATCCGGCCGACTCCTCTGGCGACGCGGTCGGCTTCTGGGTGCTCGGAATCGTCGGGGTGCTCGTTCTCGCAGCCGTCGTGATCCTCGTTCTTTCACGACGTGGAAACCGCTCCACGACCGGATCGGACGACCTCTCGGCGCGATAG
- the lpdA gene encoding dihydrolipoyl dehydrogenase, producing MPHYDVVILGAGPGGYVAAVRSAQLGLSTAIIEEKYWGGVCLNVGCIPSKALLKNAELAHTLNHKAEFFGISGEFTIDFGKAFDRSRVVADGRVKGIHFLMKKNKVTEYDGRGTFTGPKAISVAKADGTTEEVTFDNVIIATGSTVRLLPGVTLSENVVTYEEQIMTRELPESIVIVGAGAIGMEFAYVLTNYGVKVTIIEFLDRALPNEDADVSKEIAKQYKNYGVDILTSTKVETVVDNGSDVTVTYTAKDGQQGSITADKVLMSIGFAPNVTGYGLENTGVKLTERGAIDIDDHMRTNVDGIYAIGDVTAKLQLAHVAEAQGVVAAETIGGAETQTLGDYRMMPRATFCSPQVASFGLTEQQAKDEGREIKVATFPFMANGKAHGLGEPVGFVKLIADAEHLELIGAHMIGPDVSELLPELTLAQKWDLTALELARNVHTHPTLSEALQEGFHGLAGHMINF from the coding sequence ATGCCACACTACGACGTCGTCATCCTTGGTGCAGGTCCTGGCGGATATGTCGCTGCGGTTCGCAGCGCGCAGCTCGGCCTGTCCACCGCGATCATCGAGGAGAAGTACTGGGGCGGTGTGTGCCTCAACGTCGGCTGCATCCCCTCCAAGGCTCTCCTCAAGAACGCGGAGCTCGCACACACGCTGAACCACAAGGCCGAGTTCTTCGGAATCTCGGGTGAGTTCACGATCGACTTCGGCAAAGCGTTCGATCGCAGCCGTGTGGTCGCAGACGGTCGCGTCAAGGGCATCCACTTCCTGATGAAGAAGAACAAGGTGACCGAGTACGACGGTCGCGGCACCTTCACAGGCCCGAAGGCCATCTCGGTCGCCAAGGCCGACGGCACGACCGAAGAGGTCACCTTCGACAACGTCATCATCGCTACCGGCTCGACCGTCCGTCTGCTGCCCGGCGTCACGCTGAGCGAGAACGTCGTGACCTACGAAGAGCAGATCATGACCCGCGAGCTGCCCGAGTCGATCGTCATCGTCGGCGCCGGTGCGATCGGCATGGAGTTCGCCTACGTGCTGACGAACTACGGCGTGAAGGTCACGATCATCGAGTTCCTCGACCGCGCCCTCCCGAACGAGGACGCGGACGTCTCGAAGGAGATCGCCAAGCAGTACAAGAACTACGGCGTCGACATCCTGACCTCCACCAAGGTCGAGACCGTGGTCGACAACGGCTCCGACGTCACCGTCACCTACACCGCGAAGGACGGCCAGCAGGGCTCGATCACCGCAGACAAGGTGCTCATGTCGATCGGATTCGCCCCGAACGTCACCGGCTACGGCCTGGAGAACACGGGCGTGAAGCTCACCGAGCGCGGCGCCATCGACATCGACGACCACATGCGCACGAACGTCGACGGCATCTACGCCATCGGCGATGTGACCGCCAAGCTCCAGCTCGCCCACGTCGCCGAGGCGCAGGGTGTCGTGGCGGCCGAGACCATCGGCGGCGCCGAGACGCAGACGCTGGGCGATTACCGCATGATGCCTCGCGCGACGTTCTGCTCGCCTCAGGTCGCCTCGTTCGGACTCACCGAGCAGCAGGCCAAGGACGAGGGACGCGAGATCAAGGTCGCGACCTTCCCGTTCATGGCCAACGGCAAGGCCCACGGCCTCGGCGAGCCCGTGGGCTTCGTCAAGCTCATCGCGGATGCCGAGCACCTCGAGCTCATCGGCGCTCACATGATCGGCCCCGACGTCTCCGAGCTTCTGCCCGAGCTGACGCTGGCCCAGAAGTGGGACCTCACCGCTCTCGAGCTGGCGCGCAACGTGCACACCCACCCGACGCTGTCGGAGGCGCTGCAGGAGGGCTTCCACGGTCTCGCAGGGCACATGATCAACTTCTGA
- a CDS encoding methyltransferase domain-containing protein: protein MSPDLSVRAVAAHELMDDPHADQRMLERTYRRFALINSVVSRPGLLYRRDIRPRARRGRVRILDVGSGGGDLCRMLAARLRRDGLSADITALDADDRATRWASAHDAGAAVRYLCAHTADLVRAGETFDIVLSNHVLHHLGSDELQQLLSETRVLAGDGGLVVHGDIARSRFAYVLFAALTLPLAKNLLAGSFIRDDGLTSIRRSYTAPELAAVAPSGWQVRTGIPSRIELRWGPADA from the coding sequence ATGAGTCCCGATCTCTCGGTCCGCGCCGTCGCTGCGCACGAGCTGATGGACGACCCGCATGCGGATCAGCGGATGCTGGAGCGCACCTACCGCCGGTTCGCGCTGATCAACTCCGTCGTGTCGCGCCCCGGCCTGCTCTATCGTCGTGACATCCGCCCGCGCGCCCGACGTGGGCGCGTGCGGATCCTCGACGTGGGGTCAGGCGGTGGCGACCTCTGCCGCATGCTCGCCGCCCGCCTGCGCCGGGACGGATTGTCGGCCGACATCACGGCGCTCGACGCCGACGATCGGGCGACACGATGGGCTTCGGCCCATGACGCGGGCGCAGCGGTGCGATATCTCTGCGCGCACACGGCCGACCTGGTGCGCGCCGGGGAGACCTTCGACATCGTGCTGTCCAACCACGTGCTGCATCACCTGGGGTCCGATGAGCTGCAGCAGCTCCTCTCCGAGACGCGTGTGCTCGCGGGGGACGGCGGGCTCGTCGTGCACGGCGACATCGCACGCAGCCGGTTCGCCTACGTGCTCTTCGCCGCGCTCACCCTGCCGCTCGCGAAGAACCTGCTGGCGGGCTCGTTCATCCGCGATGACGGACTCACCAGCATCCGCCGGTCCTACACGGCACCGGAGCTGGCCGCCGTCGCACCGTCGGGCTGGCAGGTGCGCACCGGAATCCCCTCGCGCATCGAGTTGCGATGGGGACCGGCGGATGCCTGA